The candidate division WOR-3 bacterium region AGGGAGATTTTTTAGCCTTCTTTAGTTCTGCTGTTCATATATATGCTATCAGTCTTCTTGGTTCAATTATTGCTTTTCCTATAGCTATATTAAAGAACTCTCCCTATGTAAATCTTGATTTTTCATTATTTTTTATGTTTCTTCCTGAAAAGAATTTTTTAAGGGTTTTCTTTGAACAGGCAGGTTTTTTTACTCTATGGTCAGTTTTCCTATATGGACTTGCCCTTCATCATATAGGCGAAATTGAAAGGAAAAAAGGGATTTTAGTTTCTTTTTCAATGTGGTTTATTTATGCAGTAATAGCAACAATAATAAAAGTATTTCTTAAAACTTAATTATACAGTTTCTGTTCTTTGATATAATTAAATAAATTTTTTCGCCAATTAAATTAAAAAAAGGTAAATGAAAAAGAAATTGAAAA contains the following coding sequences:
- a CDS encoding YIP1 family protein: MDLILKIFFNPDEALKNIKEKKPLAVPFIILIIVTLIISLFYIQFVILPNRETLLMEREIPEEALQKTLEFFNSPLFYVFTLISAIFGFVFSTLIIGFIYFFISILLKGKGDFLAFFSSAVHIYAISLLGSIIAFPIAILKNSPYVNLDFSLFFMFLPEKNFLRVFFEQAGFFTLWSVFLYGLALHHIGEIERKKGILVSFSMWFIYAVIATIIKVFLKT